The Plasmodium sp. gorilla clade G2 genome assembly, chromosome: 4 genome has a segment encoding these proteins:
- a CDS encoding flap endonuclease 1, with protein sequence MGIKGLTKFIADAAPNAIKEIKIESLMGRIIAIDASMSLYQFIIAIRDSEQYGNLTNESGETTSHISGLMSRSIRLMENGLKPIYVFDGAPPELKGSELEKRGEKRQKAEELLKKAKEEGNLEEIKKQSGRTVRVTRKQNEEAKKLLTLMGIPVIEAPCEAESQCAFLTKYNLAHATATEDADALVFGTKILIRNLNANATSNQNKNKNNSKRGYILTEINLEQVLKGLNLTMDEFIDFCILCGCDYCDTIKGIGSKTAYNLIKEYNCIEKIIENIDQNKYQVPSNFRFQEARKSFINPNVLPKEDIKIDWNEPQIEELKHFLIKDYNFNELRVTNYINRLLKARKVTTQRRLDNFFTACTKKSTKLIVEETKKEQTLSTRKGKKRPIAADKNNKKGVKRKIEQGNANGDHKMKEENKSVDNEKNVDDQKDMDDQKDVDDQKDVDDQKDVDDQKDVDDQKDADDQKDMDDQKDVDNQKDMNDQKNMDDQKNMGDEKKSLDNFSSNLFDSDKESESGNFIKKEKENIDNEKINDKLPSLFGDYSQIRHIENKDTKIDINSNNNNNNNISNNHFNNISSNSTLNSSTKLKNDDTLKSNSPLKDDTSNSYNNIKNNNHTININSQINNHKQSISNNNLNNINNSTEIKKKNTVFLLPFCPKDVTNVKKKKYIQRC encoded by the coding sequence ATGGGAATTAAGGGATTAACGAAATTCATCGCAGATGCGGCTCCGAATgcaataaaagaaataaagatAGAGAGTTTGATGGGTAGGATTATTGCCATCGATGCCTCTATGTCATTATATCAATTTATTATAGCTATTAGAGATTCTGAACAATATGGTAATTTAACAAATGAGTCAGGAGAAACTACTTCTCATATTTCTGGGTTAATGTCTAGGAGTATACGTTTAATGGAAAATGGATTGAAGCCCATTTATGTTTTTGATGGTGCGCCCCCTGAATTAAAAGGTTCTGAATTAGAAAAGAGAGGAGAGAAGAGACAGAAAGCTGAAGAGTTACTAAAAAAAGCAAAAGAAGAAGGTAATTTAGAAGAGATAAAAAAGCAGAGTGGTAGAACAGTACGTGTTACAAGAAAACAGAATGAAGAAGCaaagaaattattaacaTTAATGGGAATTCCTGTTATTGAAGCTCCATGTGAAGCTGAATCTCAATGTGCTTTTTTAACGAAATATAATTTAGCTCATGCAACAGCTACAGAAGATGCTGATGCTTTAGTTTTTGGTaccaaaatattaataagaaaTTTGAATGCAAATGCTACATccaatcaaaataaaaataaaaataatagtaagAGAGGTTATATATTAACAGAAATAAATTTAGAACAAGTTTTAAAAGGTTTAAATTTAACTATGGATGAATTCATtgatttttgtattttatgtGGTTGTGATTATTGTGATACCATAAAAGGTATAGGATCCAAAACTGCTTATAAtcttataaaagaatataattgtattgaaaaaataatagaaaatattgatcaaaataaatatcaagTACCATCCAATTTTAGATTTCAAGAAGCTAGAAAATCATTTATAAATCCAAACGTCTTACCAAAAGAAGATATTAAAATTGATTGGAACGAACCACAAATTGAAGAATTAAAACATTTCTTAATTAaagattataattttaatgaacTCAGAGTAACcaattatattaatagatTATTAAAAGCTAGAAAAGTCACAACACAAAGGAGATTAGATAATTTCTTTACTGCATGTACGAAGAAAAGTACTAAACTAATAGTTGAAGAAACCAAGAAGGAACAAACACTCTCTACACGTAAGGGGAAAAAAAGACCTATCGCAgctgataaaaataataaaaagggtGTTAAGAGAAAAATCGAACAAGGTAATGCAAATGGGGATCATAAAATGAAGGAGGAAAATAAAAGTGtggataatgaaaaaaatgtggATGATCAAAAAGATATGGATGATCAAAAAGATGTGGATGATCAAAAAGATGTGGATGATCAAAAAGATGTGGATGATCAAAAAGATGTGGATGATCAAAAAGATGCGGATGATCAAAAAGATATGGATGATCAAAAAGATGTGGATAACCAAAAAGATATGAATGACCAAAAAAACATGGATGACCAAAAAAACATGggtgatgaaaaaaaaagtttggATAATTTCTCTTCAAACCTTTTTGACAGTGATAAAGAATCCGAATCAggtaattttataaaaaaggaaaaagaaaatatagataatgaaaaaataaatgataaattacCATCCTTATTCGGTGACTATTCACAAATACGTCACATCGAAAATAAGGACACTAAAATTGacattaatagtaataataataataataataatattagtaataaccattttaataatataagtagTAATAGCACATTAAATAGTAGCACTAAATTAAAAAACGACGACACCCTTAAGAGTAATTCACCTCTAAAGGACGATACGTCAaatagttataataatattaaaaataataaccaTACAATTAATATTAACAGTCAAATTAATAATCATAAACAATCtatatctaataataatttaaataatattaataattctactgaaataaaaaaaaaaaatactgtatttttattaccttTTTGTCCAAAGGATGTTACTAatgtaaagaaaaagaaatatattcaaaGATGCTGA
- a CDS encoding sporozoite invasion-associated protein 1, protein MEVFVALLSFLVVLVFNRTIGYNIKSGNSSNNIKYTNVLDNNKDINTHSVLPEVENVIERKDIYRQINFMETFVSSNNMMHDREKHTSNDSGSYEITGIVDGIKIGHPISVALGSQYSNYFDYLQIVHLDHTNSQFRFTVSDGKYYLRTYGSTYMTPSAIKIKVPCEKCKFINSEYSGVIKIIPYETNNNLFIYNWVLQTSSPLALENINTVFNDEADLIHGNKLSEEFKIDSSAAATSLNTFYGIVLHGIWSSEYAERLLTVVSEFPDCVKISAHDKNARSKQRKNQKWILVNEDLGSFDMKMEVCEEANCDYSAIIHVSKHAFEYSKKLVHNRGRNGRYYSRRVEKVLIRALLSLNYSLFITYFQQKHGVTLLDPQYDYELITNMSGYPSNNYQSWNYNMEELVEMATSWDEYPKGLQKVQGLSYLLRRKNGTKHPVYPTAPAVAYPAGSQNNSFIEFMESAFINYVDISHLVIHEVAHFIWVNTVSKELKEEWVKIGKWYKEPLSPSEWATKLEVEFVSAYAHDKNPAEDFAESMATYVLNSKLLNSRSFDKFKWIQDNLFGGGFYITTGTHKFDVINLGNEVFYFPGKVTRVRAKVIGNPTEDKLVKIYISLLSNEGSSNGCAKHGYARIFSEQQTFRDLYFHTEDRSPCSHKLYGEFTMNKHESRGRWTAESMTFTGENNIERYVGLGSFHFYLYVNNQNEDVEKPTPLLDSISIYTHDATETNDALLRLHVMVLENELIKEHGGPYASFAAYENKSYSYDGRTYKMYPPEFNTAMLKADYFVRDINTRGFREVNMDSCKSYTNMDTRNLKCFQVLNPVTIPKYCIGSTYFLRQISIEDIAGNLETVNISSDKYSARLYPISVRDKQKPVVSNVRVSSKPANEYHDGETIVSLSFNVHDNLSGIYYIFVYLRDPHGGKHRSDIDRTSLPTGTENKQIHHKILLPKGSMGGTWMLEEIKAVDACKNESRNIYTHSVYVQND, encoded by the coding sequence atggAAGTATTTGTTGCTTTGCTGTCTTTTCTGGTGGTGTTGGTTTTTAATAGAACTATAGGATATAACATAAAATCTGGGAACtcatcaaataatataaaatacacaAATGTATTAGATAacaataaagatataaatacacATAGTGTATTACCTGAAGTTGAAAATGTGATAGAAAGAAAAGATATTTATAgacaaataaattttatggaAACATTTGTATctagtaataatatgatgCATGATAGAGAGAAACATACATCTAATGATTCAGGTTCTTATGAAATTACAGGAATAGTTGATGGTATAAAAATAGGACATCCGATATCTGTTGCTTTAGGTTCTCAATATTctaattattttgattatttacAAATAGTACATTTAGATCACACAAATTCACAATTTAGATTTACTGTTAGTGAtggtaaatattatttacgTACTTATGGAAGTACTTATATGACCCCTAGtgctataaaaataaaagtgcCCTGtgaaaaatgtaaatttattaattctgAATATAGTGGtgtcataaaaattataccATATGAAACTAATAAtaacttatttatttataattggGTATTACAAACATCATCACCATTAGctttagaaaatataaatacagtATTTAATGATGAAGCAGATTTAATTCATGGTAATAAGTTATCAGAAGAATTTAAAATAGATTCTTCAGCTGCAGCTACTTCTTTAAATACATTTTATGGGATTGTATTACATGGCATATGGAGCTCTGAGTATGCCGAAAGATTATTAACTGTTGTTTCTGAATTTCCAGATTGTGTAAAAATATCTGCTCATGATAAGAATGCTAGATCAAAACAAAGAAAGAATCAAAAATGGATTTTAGTTAATGAAGATTTAGGATCTTTTGATATGAAAATGGAAGTATGTGAAGAAGCTAATTGTGATTATTCTGCCATAATACATGTTTCTAAACATGCATTTGAATATTCTAAAAAACTTGTTCATAACAGAGGTCGTAATGGAAGATATTATTCTAGAAGAGTTGAAAAAGTTTTAATAAGAGCTCTTTTATCATTaaattattctttatttattacttATTTTCAACAAAAACATGGTGTTACTTTATTAGATCCACAATACGATTATGAATTAATAACAAATATGTCTGGTTATCCATCTAATAATTATCAATCATGGAATTATAATATGGAAGAACTTGTAGAAATGGCTACTTCATGGGATGAATATCCAAAAGGACTTCAAAAAGTACAAggtttatcatatttattaagaagaaaaaatggTACTAAACATCCAGTATATCCAACTGCACCAGCTGTAGCTTATCCTGCTGGATCAcaaaataattcatttattgAATTTATGGAATCAgcatttataaattatgtaGATATATCACATCTAGTTATTCATGAAGTCGCACATTTTATATGGGTTAACACTGTttcaaaagaattaaaagaagaatgGGTTAAGATCGGAAAATGGTATAAAGAACCTTTATCACCTAGTGAATGGGCTACAAAATTAGAAGTAGAATTTGTATCAGCATATGCTCATGATAAAAATCCTGCAGAAGATTTTGCAGAATCTATGGCTACATATGTTTTAAAttctaaattattaaattctaGATCATTCGATAAATTCAAATGGATTCAAGATAATTTATTTGGTGGTGGATTTTATATTACAACTGGTACTCATAAATTTGATGTTATTAATTTAGGTAATGAAGTATTTTATTTCCCTGGAAAAGTTACAAGAGTACGGGCAAAGGTTATAGGAAACCCAACTGAAGATAAATtagttaaaatatatatttctttattatctaATGAAGGTTCTTCTAATGGTTGCGCCAAACATGGTTATGCAAGAATCTTTTCAGAACAACAAACTTTTAgagatttatattttcatacaGAAGATAGATCACCATGTAGTCATAAATTATATGGAGAATTTACTATGAATAAACATGAAAGTAGAGGAAGATGGACAGCAGAATCTATGACATTTACaggagaaaataatatagaaagaTATGTTGGTTTAGGAtcctttcatttttatttatatgttaataatcaaaatgaaGATGTAGAAAAACCAACTCCACTTTTAGATTCCATATCTATCTATACTCATGATGCTACAGAAACAAATGACGCTTTATTAAGATTACATGTAATGGTTTtagaaaatgaattaataaaagaacaTGGTGGACCTTATGCAAGTTTTGCTgcttatgaaaataaaagcTACTCATATGACGGACgtacatataaaatgtatcCACCTGAATTTAATACAGCAATGTTAAAAGCAGATTATTTTGTAAGAGATATAAATACAAGAGGATTCAGAGAAGTAAATATGGATTCATGTAAATCATATACAAATATGGATACAAGAAATTTAAAATGTTTTCAAGTCTTAAATCCAGTTACAATTCCAAAATATTGTATAGGAAGCACATATTTCTTAAGACAAATTTCTATTGAAGATATAGCAGGAAATCTAGAAACTGTAAATATCTCTTCTGATAAATATTCAGCTCGTTTATATCCTATAAGTGTAAGAGATAAACAAAAACCTGTTGTATCAAATGTAAGAGTTTCAAGTAAACCAGCTAATGAATATCATGATGGAGAAACCATAGTATCTCTCAGTTTTAATGTTCATGATAATTTATCaggaatttattatatttttgtatatctaAGAGATCCACATGGTGGAAAACACAGAAGTGATATTGACAGAACATCATTACCAACAGGTAcagaaaataaacaaatacatCACAAAATCTTGTTACCAAAAGGTTCTATGGGTGGGACATGGATGTTAGAAGAGATCAAAGCAGTTGATGCATGTAAAAATGAAtctagaaatatatatactcaTAGTGTTTACGTTCAAAATGATTAA
- a CDS encoding perforin-like protein 1, whose product MKLRILKKHYYVVFILLYLYDISFFKCIRLNHRSIYKNKYKNNVHTGTNENITSIEKYSNVLCNSILCKNDKISSFINQRKNVDEDESENDDMYESTTAGSSSETDDESDEEQNEDSSNDNSDEEQNEDSSNDNSDDEQKDSSSNDNDDDENEEQDDVIDNDKGDKKIKHSFNLANESKHTKEEKVKEEKKLKIYDFINDKEKRLNSNREENDEDNEEKDDVDENTLANSNVISKHTSVFPGLYFIGIGYNLLFGNPLGEADSLIDPGYRAQIYLMEWALSKEGIANDLSTLQPLNGWIRKENACSRVESITECSSISDYTKSLSAEAKVSGSYWGLASFSASTGYSSFLHEVTKRSKKTFLVKSNCVKYTIGLPPYIPWDKTTAYKNAVNELPAVFTGLDKDSECPSDVYEENKTKNNCENVSLWMKFFDIYGTHIIYESQLGGKITKIINVSTSSIEQMKKNGVSVKAKIQAQFGFGSAGGSTNVNSSNSSANDEQSYDMNEQLIVIGGNPIKDVTKEENLFEWSKTVTNHPMPINIKLTPISDSFDSDDLKESYDKAIIYYSRLYGLSPHDTMQKDDKDIIKILTNADTVTKNSAPPINAQCPHGKVVMFGFSIKQNFWDNTNALKGYNIEVCEAGSNSCTSKQGSSNKYDTSYLYMECGDQPLPFSEQVISESTSTYNTVKCPNDYSILLGFGISSSSGRINSAEYVFSTPCRPGMKSCSLNMNNDNQKSYIYAVCVDTTIWSGVNNLSLVALDGAHGKVDRSKKYSDGELVGTCPLDGTVLTGFKVEFHTSSPYVQTPFEKCAKSLKACSVHGSGHAIGIQNFKSLFIYMLCKNNK is encoded by the exons aTGAAGTTACGTATTCTAAAAAAACACTATTACGTAGTgtttatattgttatatttatatgacattagtttttttaaatgtatacGTTTGAATCATCGTAgtatttataagaataaatacAAGAATAATGTTCATACAGGAACTAATGAGAATATAACAAgtatagaaaaatattccAATGTTTTATGTAATagtatattatgtaaaaatgataaaattagttcatttataaatcaaagaaaaaatgtagatgaagatgaaagtgaaaatgatgatatgtATGAATCTACTACag cTGGGAGCTCATCTGAAACTGATGACGAATCTGATGAAGAGCAAAATGAAGATAGTAGCAATGACAATTCTGATGAAGAACAGAATGAAGATAGTAGCAATGATAATTCTGATGATGAACAAAAGGATAGTAGTAgcaatgataatgatgatgacgaAAATGAAGAACAAGATGATGTTATTGATAATGAtaaag gggataaaaaaataaaacattcaTTCAATTTAGCAAACGAAAGCAAACAcacaaaagaagaaaaagtgaaggaagaaaaaaaattaaaaatatacgattttataaatgataaagaaaaaagattAAATTCTAATCGAGAAGAGAATGATGaagataatgaagaaaaagatgaTGTGGATGAAAATACGTTAGCAAATAGCAATGTCATAAGTAAACATACATCAGTATTCCCaggtttatattttataggtATAGGTTATAATTTACTTTTTGGTAATCCATTAGGAGAGGCTGATTCATTAATTGATCCAGGATATCGAGctcaaatttatttaatggaATGGGCTTTAAGTAAGGAAGGAATAGCAAATGACTTATCAACATTACAGCCACTAAATGGATGgataagaaaagaaaatgcTTGTAGTAGAGTTGAATcg ATCACTGAATGTTCTAGTATTTCAGACTATACTAAAAGTTTATCTGCAGAAGCAAAAGTATCAGGTTCTTATTGGGGTCTTGCTTCTTTTTCTGCCTCAACAGGATATAGTAGTTTTCTTCATGAAGTAACCAAAAGATCTAAGAAAACTTTTTTGGTTAAATCAAATTGTGTAAAATATACTATTGGACTTCCACCTTATATTCCATG gGATAAAACTACTGCTTATAAGAACGCCGTGAACGAACTTCCTGCTGTCTTCACAGGGCTAGATAAAGATAGTGAATGTCCTTCAGATgtttatgaagaaaataaaacaaaaaataattgtgAAAATGTTAGTTTATGGATGaaattttttgatatatatggaaCACACATTATTTATGAATCACAACTAG ggggaaaaattacaaaaattataaacgTAAGTACCTCATCTATTgaacaaatgaaaaaaaatggagTTAGCGTAAAAGCAAAAATTCAAGCTCAATTTGGTTTTGGAAGTGCTGGAGGATCTACCAATGTAAACTCTAGTAATTCCTCAGCAAATGATGAACAGAGTTATGATATGAATGAACAATTAATTGTGATTGGAGGGAATCCAATTAAAGATGTtacaaaagaagaaaatttatTTGAATGGTCTAAAACGGTTACTAATCATCCTATgcctataaatataaaattaacacCTATATCAGATAGTTTTGATTCTGATGATTTAAAAGAATCTTATGACAAGgctataatatattattcaagaTTATATGGATTATCTCCTCATGATACTATGCAAAAGGATGACAAGGACATAATCAAAATA ctaACAAATGCCGATACCGTAACTAAGAATAGTGCTCCTCCCATTAATGCACAATGTCCACATGGAAAAGTAGTTATGTTTGGTTTTTCCATTAAACAAAATTTCTGGGATAACACAAACGCATTAAAGGGATATAACATAGAAGTATGTGAAGCAGGTTCTAATAGTTGTACCTCTAAGCAAGGAAgttcaaataaatatgatacatCATATCTTTATATGGAATGTGGAGATCAGCCTTTACCATTTTCAGAACAAGTGATCAGTGAAAGTACATCAACATATAATACTGTAAAATGTCCAAATGATTACAGTATCCTTTTAGGATTTGGTATATCCTCTTCATCTGGTAGAATCAATTCAGCTGAGTATGTTTTTTCTACTCCTTGCAGACCAG GAATGAAGAGCTGCTCCTTAAATATGAACAACGATAACCAAAAAAGCTATATATACGCAGTATGTGTTGACACTACCATATGGTCAGGagtaaataatttatcaCTTGTTGCTTTGGATGGAGCACATGGAAAAGTAGACagatcaaaaaaatatagtgaCGGAGAATTAGTAGGTACCTGTCCTTTAGATGGTACTGTATTAACAGGATTTAAAGTTGAATTTCATACTTCAAGTCCATATGTACAAACACCATTTGAAAAATGTGCCAAAAGTTTAAAAGCATGTTCTGTTCATGGTTCTGGACATGCCATAGGTATACAAAATTTCAAAtccttatttatttatatgctttgcaaaaataacaaatga
- a CDS encoding tRNA N6-adenosine threonylcarbamoyltransferase: protein MKNVSTHIAIYLFCCIFLIHDLCYTFKIDNIPIKNNKFSDIFQKAVKNINKHLNKKNVNYDICKYRKIPNILLQTNNCKKKKKSNYIVGIENTCDDTCISVIDTNLNIIKNVIISHYKVVHSYEGVYPFFISSLNSLFLKHYVNKILDNIDPKRVICYGFSSCPGIAKNMEAAKNYIGEKKKQNENIKISAVNHIFAHILSPLFFNFYNDKNTYTNSDEYKNENIKADEKDDKIYLNISESIKNDEEHKNKIKNVLEVLNKNIITQEKLTNLIEDDFFTYGSYVLNRIKKKNQEENKLNDKKINNTEAKKESQENKDTNNEPMNIIQTEYLKDGYLCILVSGGSTDVYKVQKDTKNAINVCKISTTMDITIGDVIDKVTRLLELPVGLGGGPFLEKEAQKYIKNLKCASNENIQNDPFQPFPNPFSTNNIIDFSFSGIFNHMSKIIKKLKSEKSFEKEKARYAYYCQKNIFHHLLKQVNKIMYFSELHFNIKNVFIVGGVGCNNFLFQSLKDMAAKRDNEENQIKEYNRLKKRLRKKMKKINDENLSVLKISKESLKSDHDYNSSLSWNIYLKNLLKKRKSEDILSTFKLFNFDDFIKLKQQGSFLLDDTVFKKNTNPWSIYKTPLNLSRDNAAMIAFNTFLNLHNKINVYDDTSDIDIKTTVKTKLENNFLLLSDIIIFDVMLQYYDNNKG, encoded by the exons atgaaaaatgtaAGTACTCATATtgctatatatttattctgttgtatatttttaattcatgATTTATGCTATACATTTAAAATTGATAATATCCCAATAAAGAATAACAAATTTAGTGATATTTTTCAGAAAgcagtaaaaaatataaataaacatcttaataagaaaaatgtaaactatgatatatgtaaatatagaaaaattcCCAATATTCTGTTACAAACAAATAATtgtaagaaaaagaaaaaatcgAATTATATAGTTGGAATAGAAAATACATGTGATGATACTTGTATTAGTGTTATTGATAccaatttaaatataattaaaaatgttatCATTTCCCACTATAAAGTTGTGCATAGTTATGAAGGtgtatatcctttttttataagttcTTTAAATAGTTTATTCTTAAAACATTATGTCAACAAGATATTAGATAATATAg atCCTAAACGTGTTATCTGTTATGGCTTTAGTTCCTGTCCAGGGATAGCAAAAAATATGGAAGCagcaaaaaattatataggagaaaaaaaaaaacaaaatgaaaatatcaaaataagTGCTGTAAATCATATATTTGCCCATATTCTTTCACcactattttttaatttttataatgataagAATACGTACACAAATAgtgatgaatataaaaatgaaaatatcaaAGCAGATGAGAAGGATgacaaaatttatttaaacatCTCAGAAAgcataaaaaatgatgaggagcataaaaacaaaataaaaaatgttctagaagttttaaataaaaatattatcacacaagaaaaattaacaaaTTTGATTGAGGAtgatttttttacatatggGTCATATGTACTAAAcagaataaagaaaaaaaaccaaGAAGAGAATAAAttgaatgataaaaaaataaataatactgAAGCAAAAAAAGAGAGTCAGGAAAATAAGGATACAAATAATGAACCAATGAATATCATACAAACGGAATATTTGAAAGATGGTTATCTTTGTATTTTAGTTTCAGGAGGTAGTACAGATGTTTACAAAGTTCAGAAAGATACAAAGAATGCTATTAATGTGTGTAAAATATCTACAACAATGGATATAACTATTGGTGATGTTATTGATAAGGTTACAAGACTCCTCGAACTTCCTGTTGGTTTAGGTGGAGGACCATTTCTTGAAAAAGAagcacaaaaatatataaaaaatttaaaatgtgcatctaatgaaaatattcaaaatgatCCTTTTCAACCTTTTCCTAATCCTTTTTCaactaataatataattgatTTTTC cTTTTCTGGAATTTTCAATCATATgagtaaaataataaaaaaattgaaaagtGAAAAATCatttgaaaaagaaaaagcaaGATATGCGTACTATTGccagaaaaatatattccatcatttattaaaacaagtgaataaaataatgtatttttCTGAACtgcattttaatataaaaaatgtatttatagTTGGGGGAGTTGGctgtaataattttttatttcaaagtTTAAAAGATATGGCTGCAAAACGGGACAATGAagaaaatcaaataaaagaatataatcgTTTAAAAAAACGATTaaggaagaaaatgaaaaaaattaatgatgAAAACTTGTCTGTATTAAAAATTTCAAAAGAGAGTCTCAAAAGCGATCATGATTATAATTCTTCCTTGTcatggaatatatatttaaaaaatcttttaaagaaaaggaaaagtGAAGACATTCTATCAACattcaaattatttaattttgatGACTTTATAAAATTGAAACAACAAGGAAGTTTTTTATTAGATGATactgtttttaaaaaaaatacaa aCCCTTGGAGTATTTACAAGACCCCTTTAAACCTTAGTAGGGACAATGCTGCAATGATAGCCTTCAACACCTTTTTaaatttacataataaaat TAATGTTTATGACGACACGTCAGATATCGACATAAAAACTACAGTTAAAACAAAATTggagaataattttttacttCTATcggatataataatttttgatGTAATGCTACAATATTATGACAATAATAAGGGATGA